Proteins encoded by one window of Salicibibacter halophilus:
- a CDS encoding Na+ dependent nucleoside transporter N-terminal domain-containing protein, which produces MELLGNIAWGLVAIVVLLGLAFLLSVDRKNINVKTVLGALAIQIAIGLLFLGWGVGEEVLAVLSQFVTGILGAADAGIEFLFGEEMMALNDGNTFFIHVLSVIIFFAALMGVLFYIGFMPWLIKILGGFISKVLGISKVESIAATVNIFVGITESPLTIKPYLSQMTRSEFFTVMTVGLGTVAGSVLGVWSRWEHRWII; this is translated from the coding sequence ATGGAGTTATTGGGCAACATTGCATGGGGGCTTGTAGCAATCGTTGTATTGTTGGGCCTCGCTTTCTTGCTGTCAGTGGACCGAAAAAATATTAATGTAAAGACTGTTTTAGGCGCGTTGGCGATTCAGATTGCCATCGGTTTGCTTTTCCTCGGCTGGGGTGTAGGCGAAGAAGTGCTGGCCGTTCTCAGTCAATTTGTAACCGGTATTTTAGGGGCTGCAGATGCCGGGATTGAATTTTTGTTCGGGGAAGAAATGATGGCGCTAAATGATGGAAACACATTTTTCATTCACGTTTTGTCTGTCATTATTTTCTTCGCAGCTTTAATGGGTGTACTTTTTTACATAGGATTTATGCCTTGGTTGATTAAAATTCTGGGCGGTTTCATTTCAAAAGTCTTGGGGATAAGTAAAGTGGAATCTATCGCGGCAACCGTGAATATATTTGTCGGGATTACAGAGTCGCCGCTTACGATCAAGCCTTACTTGAGTCAAATGACTCGTTCGGAATTTTTTACGGTGATGACGGTTGGATTGGGGACCGTTGCCGGATCAGTCCTCGGGGTCTGGTCGCGATGGGAGCACCGGTGGATTATTTGA
- a CDS encoding nuclease-related domain-containing protein, which translates to MNLEKGYAGELKLDVWLEGLRNDCLVVNDLLLTHKGKVFQIDSLVIFQSMIYLFDSKYHKGNFYLDGNKWNTLADDEINSPLPQMERCESLLRQLLRQCLNTNLPIEAFLVFTHPEFTLYHASPKLPAIFPTQLHSFMKKMNKLDSKLNRSHEKLAEQLVAQHLNKSPNTQWPEYDFGHLKKGVVCSKCSSFMIERGRIWMCAACGQTENAQAAILRSIQEFKILFPKEKITSNKMRKWCAVEGDRKKVYRTLTNHFKKVGSRSASYYID; encoded by the coding sequence GTGAATCTTGAAAAGGGTTATGCCGGCGAATTGAAACTAGACGTTTGGCTGGAAGGCCTTAGGAACGATTGCCTTGTCGTTAATGACTTGTTGCTTACGCACAAGGGAAAGGTTTTTCAAATTGATTCTTTGGTTATTTTTCAGAGTATGATTTATCTTTTTGACTCCAAATATCATAAAGGCAACTTTTATCTTGATGGCAATAAATGGAACACACTAGCCGATGATGAAATTAACAGCCCTTTGCCCCAGATGGAACGTTGCGAATCCCTCTTGCGCCAATTACTTCGCCAATGTTTAAACACGAACCTTCCGATTGAAGCCTTCCTTGTTTTTACCCACCCTGAATTTACACTGTATCACGCCTCCCCAAAGTTACCGGCGATTTTCCCCACTCAACTTCATTCATTTATGAAAAAAATGAACAAGCTGGATTCGAAGCTTAACCGGAGTCATGAAAAGCTTGCTGAACAGCTAGTTGCGCAGCATTTAAACAAGTCCCCTAATACTCAGTGGCCGGAGTATGATTTTGGACATTTGAAAAAAGGGGTGGTGTGTAGTAAATGTTCATCTTTTATGATAGAGAGGGGACGAATATGGATGTGTGCTGCATGTGGCCAAACAGAAAATGCTCAAGCCGCAATACTCCGAAGCATACAGGAATTCAAGATTCTGTTTCCGAAGGAAAAAATCACAAGCAATAAAATGCGTAAATGGTGCGCGGTGGAAGGTGATCGGAAAAAAGTTTATAGAACGCTTACGAATCATTTCAAAAAAGTCGGAAGTAGATCAGCGTCATATTATATTGATTGA
- a CDS encoding IS1634 family transposase, with amino-acid sequence MTESMEGISGFQTVRLGSTPVIRQLIEEAGLVERIDRLSPVKKEDCQVSVGTRIAALIINQLSDRKPLFKVEAFYENQDVELLFGPGVTASDFNDDALGRALDALYNAGLEEICMHSIQGVQSCVNLTWEGLHADTTSFVYTGAPKNDPDDEALLKIVHGHTKDHRPDAPQIKFGLTTSPEGIPVYADVLNGNQDDKTWNAKVMKALRQWYEPDQLAQAIFIADSALVTEDNLKMVQGKGDQPDFQFLSRLPENFKVAKTLKEKALKDDENEWEDIGHFVNRKGAASYHTYPAKEKLHGNPYRFLVVQSDQMDGRKKKKIDNQLKNEKQSCRKEQKELESRDFACEADAEAALADFLKHHHKGYHTFEGTVVREEVPGKREKRGRPKKGEPPPPPVTVYRAQLELQSPSEETLEQLRKEASIFILVTNAGNDTASDVDLLKGYKGQQTVENRFRFLKDPFFVRRLFLEKPRRVEAFAYVMMMSMMIYSLFEYLIRTSMETDDEPLNLMGGGGRRSIRPTGEAVLELLDTVDIIHMEIDGQLRRLFPDNHEPQLDRILSLLGMDRSVYTTPFSSKAVEINSQ; translated from the coding sequence GTGACTGAATCCATGGAAGGTATATCGGGCTTTCAAACGGTGCGTCTCGGCTCCACTCCCGTGATTCGCCAATTGATTGAAGAAGCTGGATTGGTCGAACGTATCGATAGACTTTCTCCCGTCAAAAAGGAAGATTGCCAAGTGTCCGTGGGCACACGGATCGCCGCTTTGATCATCAACCAATTGTCTGATCGTAAGCCCCTCTTCAAGGTCGAAGCATTCTATGAAAACCAAGATGTTGAATTGCTGTTCGGCCCAGGCGTCACTGCGAGTGATTTCAATGATGATGCGCTGGGACGGGCCTTAGATGCCCTTTATAACGCCGGGCTTGAAGAGATTTGTATGCACAGCATTCAAGGGGTGCAATCCTGCGTCAACCTTACGTGGGAAGGGCTGCACGCTGATACCACGTCCTTTGTATATACAGGTGCACCCAAAAACGACCCCGATGATGAGGCGTTATTAAAAATCGTCCATGGCCACACCAAAGATCATCGCCCGGATGCTCCGCAGATTAAATTCGGGTTGACGACATCACCGGAGGGCATCCCCGTCTATGCCGACGTCTTAAACGGCAATCAGGATGATAAAACATGGAACGCGAAAGTCATGAAAGCTCTGAGACAATGGTACGAGCCGGATCAGTTGGCCCAAGCGATTTTTATCGCGGACAGCGCACTGGTCACCGAAGACAATTTAAAAATGGTCCAAGGCAAAGGGGATCAGCCAGATTTTCAGTTTTTATCCCGGTTGCCGGAAAATTTTAAAGTGGCCAAAACACTGAAAGAAAAAGCCTTGAAGGACGATGAAAATGAATGGGAAGATATTGGCCACTTTGTCAACCGCAAAGGGGCGGCTTCTTATCACACCTATCCCGCCAAAGAGAAACTGCACGGAAACCCCTACCGGTTTCTGGTTGTTCAATCCGATCAAATGGATGGTCGGAAGAAAAAGAAGATCGACAACCAACTCAAAAATGAAAAGCAAAGCTGTCGCAAAGAGCAAAAAGAGCTGGAAAGCCGGGACTTTGCTTGTGAGGCCGATGCCGAAGCTGCGCTTGCCGACTTTCTCAAGCACCATCACAAAGGGTATCATACGTTTGAAGGCACCGTGGTCCGTGAAGAGGTGCCCGGCAAACGCGAGAAACGCGGGCGTCCCAAAAAAGGGGAACCGCCGCCTCCGCCGGTCACCGTCTATCGTGCCCAATTAGAGCTGCAATCCCCGTCGGAAGAGACCCTCGAACAGCTTCGCAAAGAAGCGTCCATCTTTATCCTGGTCACCAATGCGGGCAACGACACGGCCTCCGACGTGGACCTATTGAAAGGCTATAAAGGCCAACAAACCGTGGAAAATCGCTTCCGGTTTCTCAAGGATCCGTTTTTTGTCCGACGGCTTTTCTTGGAAAAACCCCGCCGTGTCGAAGCTTTTGCTTATGTGATGATGATGAGTATGATGATTTATTCCCTGTTCGAATACCTCATTCGCACAAGCATGGAAACAGATGACGAGCCCCTGAATTTGATGGGGGGCGGTGGCCGTCGAAGCATTCGCCCGACGGGCGAAGCTGTCTTAGAACTGCTGGATACCGTCGATATTATTCACATGGAGATCGACGGTCAACTCCGACGGTTGTTTCCGGATAATCATGAGCCGCAATTGGACCGCATCCTCAGTTTGTTAGGGATGGATCGGAGCGTTTATACGACACCGTTTAGCTCAAAAGCTGTCGAAATCAATAGCCAGTAA
- a CDS encoding quinone oxidoreductase family protein: MKAIQFSTFGGPDVLETVNVDVPKPNEQEALIEVHRVGVNYADTARRRGQYVVPTPLPFIPGAEVAGVVKEVGAGVKNVEPGTRVVTLTGSGGYAEYVAADARGLIPIGDALDLSTAAALPLQGLSAYHVLKTMGQLAEGETVLVHAAAGGVGSIAVQLAKLHGAAKVIATASTEEKLTDAKRMGADIGINYTQEGWEKEVLEATGGKGVDIALEMAGGDIFEKTLRVLGSFGRLIIFGSASGEPSKFNAMRLMEKNQSVIGFFLPQIMRKPELMQSSLETLFAHLQKGELELQIGHSFSLEDAAHVHELMEGRKTKGKIILEV, from the coding sequence ATGAAAGCGATTCAATTTTCAACCTTTGGCGGACCGGATGTATTGGAAACCGTAAACGTAGACGTTCCAAAACCGAATGAGCAGGAAGCATTAATTGAAGTTCACCGTGTCGGTGTCAATTATGCAGATACCGCACGGCGGCGGGGACAATATGTCGTTCCAACGCCCCTTCCTTTTATACCCGGGGCTGAAGTCGCGGGAGTCGTAAAAGAAGTCGGAGCGGGAGTAAAGAATGTAGAACCGGGTACACGAGTGGTAACGTTGACCGGTTCAGGCGGATATGCCGAGTATGTAGCGGCTGATGCGCGCGGATTGATTCCGATCGGAGACGCATTGGATCTCTCGACCGCCGCGGCCTTGCCACTTCAAGGATTGAGTGCCTATCATGTGTTGAAAACAATGGGGCAATTGGCAGAAGGGGAGACGGTGCTCGTTCATGCAGCGGCCGGTGGAGTCGGCAGCATCGCTGTACAACTGGCCAAACTGCATGGCGCCGCCAAAGTGATTGCGACGGCAAGTACGGAGGAAAAATTGACGGACGCCAAGCGAATGGGTGCTGATATCGGCATCAATTACACACAAGAAGGTTGGGAAAAAGAAGTCCTGGAGGCAACCGGCGGCAAAGGCGTGGACATCGCCTTGGAGATGGCCGGCGGGGACATTTTCGAGAAAACACTTCGAGTGCTCGGTTCCTTTGGACGGCTCATTATTTTCGGTTCCGCGAGTGGTGAGCCAAGCAAATTTAACGCGATGCGGCTCATGGAAAAAAATCAATCCGTCATCGGTTTCTTTTTACCGCAAATTATGCGAAAACCTGAGTTGATGCAATCAAGCCTGGAAACGTTGTTTGCCCATTTGCAAAAAGGCGAGTTAGAGTTACAGATCGGTCATTCGTTCTCGCTCGAGGATGCCGCGCACGTCCATGAATTAATGGAAGGCAGAAAAACGAAAGGTAAAATTATACTGGAAGTGTAG
- a CDS encoding ATP-binding cassette domain-containing protein translates to MQTLTCENIVRKMGDDFTLGPINLEIPAGTITALIGNNGAGKTTLFEAWSGDYPGEGETNILGYNIHDVKAKAAFSYVPQTFPEVLPFRLQQLRDLHAAHDDSWQEDRFQAFVREFKLPLRKRISKLSVGMQRKAVIALQISRDTSFLLLDEPFAGLDMEGQTQLEKILIRKMEEDPDCSIVFATHIADEVQRLADYIVIMKHGKTREAIEKDILAQQFKRIWLANSVTGVEEAPGIQEVSVEGTPPQILTSDAEATEEWLADRGVQIMKRESLSLHESLPLMLSDEETREV, encoded by the coding sequence ATGCAGACACTGACGTGCGAAAATATTGTCAGGAAAATGGGGGATGATTTTACGCTCGGCCCTATCAATCTAGAGATCCCAGCCGGAACGATTACAGCGTTGATCGGAAATAATGGCGCCGGCAAAACAACGCTGTTTGAAGCGTGGAGCGGTGATTACCCCGGGGAGGGAGAAACGAATATCCTCGGCTACAATATTCATGATGTCAAAGCAAAAGCCGCTTTCAGCTATGTCCCTCAAACCTTCCCGGAAGTGCTTCCTTTTCGGCTGCAACAACTACGGGATTTGCATGCAGCGCATGATGACAGCTGGCAAGAGGACCGCTTTCAAGCCTTTGTGCGGGAATTCAAGCTCCCGTTGCGCAAAAGAATCAGCAAGCTATCCGTCGGGATGCAACGCAAGGCGGTGATTGCCCTGCAAATCAGCCGTGATACATCGTTCCTGCTCCTTGATGAACCATTCGCCGGTCTGGATATGGAAGGGCAAACACAGTTGGAGAAAATCCTGATCCGTAAAATGGAAGAGGATCCTGATTGCAGCATCGTGTTTGCTACGCATATCGCGGATGAAGTGCAACGTTTAGCCGACTATATCGTGATTATGAAACATGGGAAAACACGGGAGGCGATAGAAAAAGATATACTCGCGCAACAATTTAAGCGAATATGGCTGGCGAACTCCGTTACCGGGGTTGAAGAGGCACCAGGCATCCAAGAAGTCAGTGTAGAGGGAACACCGCCCCAGATTTTAACGAGTGATGCCGAAGCGACGGAGGAATGGCTGGCGGATCGAGGCGTTCAAATTATGAAACGCGAAAGCTTGAGTTTGCATGAAAGCCTGCCGTTGATGCTCAGTGACGAGGAAACGAGAGAGGTGTAA
- a CDS encoding nucleoside transporter C-terminal domain-containing protein, with amino-acid sequence MGAPVDYLIVASFMAAPAGLVMAKMVVPESEHSKTTDDVKLERDKDTRNVIDAAARGTTDGLQLALNVGAMVLAFVSLVEVVDLGLGLISQDLTIATIFGFVFSPLAFLIGVPWEQAMLVGQMIAEKTIINEFVGFGTLIEAMEAGAITDPRTIAIATFALCGFANIGTIAIMIGGLGALVPERRQEIAQFGPRALLAAILGNLMNGAIAGMLIL; translated from the coding sequence ATGGGAGCACCGGTGGATTATTTGATTGTAGCGAGTTTTATGGCAGCCCCGGCCGGGCTTGTCATGGCTAAAATGGTCGTTCCCGAATCTGAACACAGCAAGACGACGGATGATGTTAAACTCGAAAGAGATAAAGACACAAGAAACGTAATTGATGCGGCGGCAAGAGGGACAACTGATGGGTTGCAGTTGGCCTTGAACGTTGGTGCAATGGTGCTTGCCTTTGTATCACTTGTGGAAGTAGTTGATTTAGGTCTTGGGCTTATTAGTCAGGATTTGACCATCGCTACCATATTTGGTTTTGTATTTTCTCCTTTGGCTTTCTTGATCGGTGTGCCTTGGGAACAAGCGATGTTAGTCGGACAAATGATCGCCGAGAAAACGATTATCAACGAGTTTGTCGGTTTCGGCACTTTGATTGAAGCGATGGAAGCAGGAGCGATTACGGATCCGAGAACAATCGCGATTGCAACCTTTGCACTGTGCGGGTTTGCCAACATCGGTACGATCGCGATTATGATCGGCGGTTTAGGCGCGCTTGTACCGGAACGTCGCCAGGAAATTGCCCAGTTTGGGCCGCGGGCGTTGTTGGCCGCGATCCTCGGAAATTTGATGAACGGCGCGATTGCCGGTATGCTTATATTGTAA
- a CDS encoding ABC transporter permease: protein MSNFWTTVGHTASRRLKSKSFMWSMIIMVLLIIGLINANNIMSSFTDDEEIAPSIAVVDKTEDTIGQRLEGYEEGTFDYVNYTEGNEEDAIEAAEEEEYEHVLVLSGDALNLEADFYDSDSDFTVSQEVNQDVQNVKEALAASELDLNEEELEMMYAPISFNEQPLTPEGEVQTEESHMQAYWMVYVLVMATYIIIITFGTMIATEVATEKSSRVMELIVSSVNPVTQMLGKLVGIGIVGIINLLVLVAAAVIGVMMSGDDMLQTIVGEVTDITLLLYALAFIILGYFLYGGIAAMLGALVSRAEEVNQALQPLIIVAMIAFFIAIFGLNSPDATFIQVMSYIPFFAPQLLFLRIGMGTVPMWEIVLIIGILILSAILINILAARIYKGGVLMYGKFSFKNGMKQAVTMSKKEKNEQG, encoded by the coding sequence ATGAGTAACTTTTGGACTACCGTTGGCCATACAGCGAGCAGACGTTTGAAATCGAAATCCTTCATGTGGTCCATGATTATAATGGTGCTTCTTATCATCGGGCTCATCAATGCAAATAATATTATGTCGTCGTTTACCGATGATGAAGAAATAGCCCCGAGTATCGCGGTTGTGGATAAAACGGAAGATACAATCGGTCAAAGGCTGGAAGGTTATGAAGAAGGGACCTTTGATTATGTGAACTATACAGAGGGCAATGAAGAAGACGCCATTGAAGCGGCGGAGGAAGAGGAATATGAACATGTGCTTGTACTCAGTGGAGATGCATTAAATCTTGAAGCGGATTTCTATGACAGTGACAGTGATTTCACGGTCAGCCAAGAAGTTAACCAGGATGTGCAAAATGTAAAAGAAGCATTGGCAGCAAGTGAATTGGATCTAAACGAAGAAGAACTGGAAATGATGTATGCCCCGATTTCTTTTAATGAGCAGCCCCTCACTCCGGAAGGAGAAGTGCAAACAGAGGAATCGCATATGCAGGCATACTGGATGGTATATGTGCTGGTTATGGCCACATACATCATTATTATTACGTTTGGAACGATGATTGCCACCGAAGTGGCAACAGAAAAATCCTCCCGTGTAATGGAACTGATAGTCTCAAGTGTCAATCCGGTCACGCAAATGTTAGGGAAACTTGTGGGCATAGGGATCGTTGGGATCATTAATCTTTTAGTGCTTGTCGCTGCGGCTGTCATCGGGGTTATGATGAGCGGCGATGATATGCTGCAGACGATCGTCGGGGAAGTGACGGACATTACGCTTCTGCTGTATGCCTTGGCTTTTATCATTCTCGGCTATTTTTTATATGGAGGCATCGCGGCAATGCTTGGCGCGCTTGTCAGCCGTGCCGAAGAAGTGAATCAAGCTTTGCAGCCTTTAATTATCGTCGCCATGATTGCCTTTTTCATCGCCATCTTTGGCTTAAACTCACCGGATGCGACGTTCATTCAAGTGATGTCTTACATTCCATTTTTTGCACCGCAGCTGTTATTCCTTCGCATCGGGATGGGAACGGTGCCAATGTGGGAGATTGTATTGATTATCGGCATCTTGATTCTCAGTGCCATACTCATCAATATTCTCGCGGCTCGCATCTATAAAGGCGGCGTGTTGATGTACGGAAAGTTTTCCTTTAAGAATGGCATGAAGCAAGCCGTGACGATGTCGAAGAAAGAGAAAAATGAACAAGGGTGA
- a CDS encoding ABC transporter ATP-binding protein, protein MTLVINDVQKQFGKNKAVDGLSLNVEKGNMFGMLGANGAGKTTTFRMILGLLDPTNGSVTWDGEPLSYKRTHLVGYLPEERGLYPKLTVKEQLIYLMRLKGMKKTDIVEVMRAWLGKFQVPEYENKKIEELSKGNQQKIQFIAAVLHDPELLILDEPFSGLDPVNTDMLREAVQDLQEKGTTIVFSSHQMRNVEELCEDLIMLKRGKPVLQGNLKNIKRSYGMKNISIRADYDLQFLDATPGILSLDKTKDGATVKVENEQVAEDLFYTVAQEGFVRKFEVEEPSLHDIFIDEAGDDEDE, encoded by the coding sequence ATGACACTGGTCATTAATGATGTACAAAAGCAATTCGGCAAAAACAAGGCTGTGGATGGCTTATCCCTTAATGTAGAAAAAGGCAATATGTTCGGTATGCTTGGGGCGAACGGAGCGGGAAAGACTACCACTTTTCGGATGATTCTGGGCCTGCTGGATCCGACTAACGGTTCCGTAACTTGGGACGGAGAGCCTCTTTCTTATAAACGGACACATTTGGTGGGTTATCTCCCCGAGGAAAGAGGGTTATATCCGAAACTGACGGTAAAAGAACAACTGATTTATTTGATGAGACTCAAAGGGATGAAAAAGACGGATATTGTTGAAGTCATGCGCGCGTGGCTGGGAAAATTTCAAGTTCCGGAATATGAAAACAAGAAAATTGAAGAATTATCAAAAGGGAATCAGCAAAAAATTCAATTTATCGCGGCCGTTTTGCATGACCCCGAGCTGTTGATTTTGGATGAACCGTTTAGCGGCCTTGATCCGGTGAATACGGACATGTTGCGAGAAGCGGTGCAGGATTTGCAGGAAAAAGGAACGACGATTGTCTTTTCCAGCCACCAGATGAGGAATGTGGAAGAACTGTGTGAAGACCTTATTATGTTAAAACGTGGAAAACCTGTACTGCAGGGTAATTTGAAAAATATTAAACGATCTTACGGCATGAAGAACATCAGCATTCGAGCGGATTATGATTTACAATTTCTGGACGCCACTCCCGGGATTTTAAGCTTGGATAAAACAAAAGATGGAGCGACTGTCAAAGTAGAAAACGAACAAGTGGCTGAAGATCTTTTTTACACGGTTGCCCAGGAAGGGTTTGTTCGCAAATTTGAGGTAGAAGAGCCTTCTTTGCACGATATATTTATAGATGAAGCGGGGGATGACGAGGATGAGTAA
- a CDS encoding acyl-CoA thioesterase, whose product MSEQKETRPMSRSHTLQSHLVSPSDTNHLQTIFGGNVLAYIDEAAAIAAMRHSGEIVVTASVDSVDFHEAVKSGDLVNVEAWVATTGRTSMVVYVHVSVENPATGDTRTTATSFVTMVAIDDEGKPTEIPAVFGGTEEEEQIIELAHNRKNG is encoded by the coding sequence ATGAGCGAACAAAAAGAAACGCGGCCAATGTCCCGTTCCCATACCCTTCAATCGCATCTGGTAAGCCCATCGGATACCAATCATTTGCAAACGATTTTCGGCGGCAATGTTCTTGCATATATCGATGAAGCTGCAGCAATTGCAGCGATGCGGCATTCGGGGGAAATCGTCGTCACTGCTTCCGTGGACAGCGTCGATTTCCATGAAGCCGTAAAATCGGGGGATCTTGTTAATGTTGAAGCATGGGTAGCAACGACCGGCCGTACATCGATGGTTGTTTATGTTCACGTGAGTGTAGAGAATCCGGCGACCGGAGACACAAGAACAACGGCCACGTCTTTTGTGACAATGGTAGCAATAGATGATGAAGGGAAACCGACGGAAATTCCCGCTGTTTTCGGTGGAACGGAAGAGGAAGAGCAAATCATCGAACTTGCTCACAACCGTAAGAACGGCTGA
- a CDS encoding GntR family transcriptional regulator, with translation MSVPLPIEVNEDRQEPIYYQIEEQVKALIVSGYLPADTALPSIRALATDLGCSVITTRRAYQNLEQDAYIKTHRGKGTFVQEVGKKKRSMLKEQAVQDALRQAVRTARQHEYTDAEIKQLLNIVLREER, from the coding sequence ATGTCCGTGCCGCTCCCGATTGAAGTTAATGAAGACCGGCAAGAGCCAATCTATTATCAAATCGAAGAGCAGGTGAAAGCGCTTATCGTGTCCGGTTATTTGCCCGCGGATACAGCCCTCCCGTCCATTCGCGCGCTCGCCACTGATCTGGGATGCAGCGTGATTACAACACGACGCGCGTATCAAAATTTGGAGCAAGACGCCTATATCAAAACACACCGCGGCAAGGGAACGTTCGTTCAAGAAGTGGGGAAAAAGAAACGATCGATGTTAAAAGAACAAGCAGTTCAGGACGCCCTCCGGCAAGCGGTGAGAACAGCCCGCCAACATGAGTATACGGATGCGGAGATTAAGCAACTGCTGAATATTGTTTTGAGAGAGGAGAGATAA
- a CDS encoding SDR family NAD(P)-dependent oxidoreductase, whose product MRFRDMTALITGAGSGIGKETAIRLANEGANVILVGRTKEKLQKVAAEVPGSEIFPADMIKKEDVEKLAAFAEDRFERLDVLINGVGGSSHSPIMDTSEEDWDAMQDVNLKSIFLPSKTLGALMIQQAEKESGPSPRSIVNVASLSGHKAGAQIPHYSAAKAGALNFTKALALELAPYGIRVNSVSPGFVETPLTEDALTNERFSKAIERNTTLKRVGQSEEIANVIAFVASREASYMVGSDVLVDGGWLIK is encoded by the coding sequence ATGAGGTTTAGAGATATGACCGCCTTGATTACGGGCGCGGGGAGCGGAATCGGAAAAGAAACAGCCATACGGCTTGCCAATGAAGGGGCAAATGTTATTTTAGTCGGCCGAACAAAAGAAAAATTGCAGAAAGTGGCAGCGGAAGTGCCGGGGTCGGAGATTTTTCCCGCCGATATGATAAAAAAAGAAGACGTGGAAAAGCTAGCCGCTTTTGCAGAAGATCGATTTGAAAGGTTAGATGTGTTAATTAACGGCGTGGGCGGATCCAGCCATTCCCCGATCATGGATACTTCAGAGGAAGATTGGGACGCGATGCAAGACGTGAATCTCAAAAGCATATTTCTTCCGTCAAAAACACTTGGTGCTTTAATGATTCAACAAGCGGAAAAAGAAAGCGGGCCCAGCCCGCGTTCGATTGTCAATGTCGCTTCGCTATCCGGCCATAAAGCGGGAGCGCAGATCCCCCATTACAGCGCTGCGAAGGCGGGTGCCCTTAATTTTACGAAAGCGCTTGCCCTTGAACTTGCACCTTACGGCATTCGGGTCAATTCCGTATCTCCGGGATTTGTAGAAACGCCATTGACGGAAGATGCTTTGACAAATGAACGGTTTTCCAAGGCAATCGAGCGAAATACGACACTAAAACGCGTAGGGCAATCAGAAGAAATAGCCAATGTGATTGCGTTTGTCGCTTCCCGCGAAGCATCGTATATGGTCGGCTCTGATGTTCTCGTAGATGGCGGATGGCTTATAAAATAA
- a CDS encoding enoyl-CoA hydratase/isomerase family protein — protein sequence MSTSDLQQNVQDSVLTLTLNRPDRLNAFSGEMIEQLTKAVKEAETDDNVRVIVLAGAGRSFSAGGDVKSMDSRSASAQDMYAHLGRMNDCILAIKSSPKPVIAAVHGFAAGAGFNLALACDLIVAADDSKFALSFSKVGLISDAGGSYFLPRLIGPHLAKQFFFSGESISAKKLYELGVINELYSIDKLQEETMKLATSLAAGPGVAHGMMKKLIDHAMTASLDEMLEQERITQTMMMTTEDHQEGVAAFKEKRNPEFKGK from the coding sequence ATGAGCACGTCAGACTTACAACAAAATGTACAGGATTCGGTGCTAACGTTAACATTAAACCGCCCGGATCGGTTGAATGCCTTTAGCGGAGAGATGATTGAGCAGTTAACAAAGGCGGTAAAAGAAGCTGAAACAGATGATAATGTTCGTGTTATTGTTCTTGCCGGTGCCGGCCGGTCGTTTAGCGCCGGTGGGGATGTGAAATCGATGGATTCCCGTTCGGCTTCTGCTCAGGACATGTATGCCCATCTCGGAAGGATGAACGATTGTATTTTGGCGATCAAGTCTTCGCCTAAACCTGTGATTGCGGCTGTGCATGGTTTCGCGGCCGGGGCAGGATTCAACTTGGCACTTGCCTGTGATTTAATCGTGGCGGCCGACGATAGCAAGTTTGCCCTCAGTTTCTCCAAAGTGGGATTGATTTCGGACGCCGGCGGGTCTTATTTTTTACCGAGATTGATTGGCCCTCATCTTGCCAAGCAGTTTTTCTTTAGCGGTGAATCGATATCGGCCAAAAAATTGTATGAGCTTGGGGTTATCAACGAACTATATTCGATTGATAAATTGCAGGAAGAGACAATGAAACTGGCGACGTCACTGGCAGCTGGGCCTGGTGTCGCTCATGGAATGATGAAAAAGCTCATCGATCATGCCATGACAGCCTCCCTTGATGAAATGTTGGAACAAGAACGCATCACGCAAACGATGATGATGACGACAGAAGATCATCAAGAAGGTGTGGCAGCTTTTAAGGAAAAACGAAATCCAGAATTTAAAGGAAAATAG